A section of the Candidatus Baltobacteraceae bacterium genome encodes:
- a CDS encoding class I SAM-dependent methyltransferase, with protein sequence MKSFTSLTDDLVGFGELEIRLWRVEGGHDNFFDFAERRDVLFMQKGRSMVEAYGRLASIAGNVRNMLEVGVLHGASSAFFHQLFQPSRLVCVDLFGPKPVLEGYKNRYAPDVIKPHLGIDQSDTKRMQQIIESEFSDAIDIVVDDASHLYQPTKATFNVAFPKLRHNGLYVIEDWEHWGDLASRPALVDFICELVVELGFGRDVIRDIGFGPCMAWIRRGCAEIPEGWPN encoded by the coding sequence ATGAAGTCATTTACGTCTCTCACGGACGACCTTGTAGGATTCGGAGAGCTGGAGATTCGGCTGTGGCGCGTGGAAGGGGGACATGACAACTTCTTCGACTTCGCAGAGCGTCGCGATGTACTGTTTATGCAAAAAGGGCGCTCCATGGTCGAGGCCTATGGGCGCCTTGCTTCGATCGCCGGCAACGTCCGGAACATGCTCGAGGTAGGAGTCCTGCACGGAGCGAGTTCGGCCTTCTTCCATCAGTTGTTTCAACCATCACGGCTGGTCTGCGTCGATTTATTCGGACCTAAACCTGTGCTGGAGGGCTATAAGAACCGGTATGCGCCCGATGTGATAAAACCACACCTGGGCATCGATCAAAGCGACACTAAGCGGATGCAACAAATCATAGAGTCGGAGTTTTCGGATGCTATCGACATCGTCGTCGACGACGCGTCGCACCTGTACCAACCGACAAAGGCGACTTTCAATGTCGCATTTCCGAAGCTGCGGCATAACGGTCTCTACGTGATTGAGGATTGGGAACATTGGGGCGATCTGGCATCTCGACCTGCGCTCGTCGACTTCATCTGTGAATTGGTCGTAGAGCTTGGTTTCGGCCGCGACGTCATCCGCGACATCGGGTTTGGGCCCTGTATGGCGTGGATCCGGCGAGGATGTGCGGAGATTCCCGAAGGTTGGCCGAATTAG
- a CDS encoding metallophosphoesterase: MLCRTLALALVLLASGASARAAAPASSGGQTWLVLSDIHLNPFDRDEYPARVGSDTNLALFDQTVEQMKHFVPNPSVVLLPGDFLAHGFPGKVHANAPASTTAESALRTMQRIATSLGKLYPHAQFAIALGNNDASCGDYRTDAGDKYLRDLARIWEPLIDRNGSAPDFVRAFSAGAYYTEALPMHGLRLIVLNTVAMSSEYAGNCDGPARTLGRDEISWLQGELLAAPPGTRNVVMMHIPPGYDPVSTQYARGFLAWSFMKSSYTTALLGLLANPSSHVPYAIAGHLHHFDFRLYGGIPILVFGSLSPVYQNNPAFYAMRFGSDGSISNIDTYAYDEWSGDWADGAHSFDKEWMLPRIDAKSLAALHTRLGNDESTRTQWALGSVAWPSNPAFRWTQWTGRWRIPWCAQVIFGNGYAQCANIQRRVTALRVILAALAVAIVAAIVLIVSSLRRRQAR; the protein is encoded by the coding sequence ATGCTTTGTCGCACCCTCGCCTTAGCGCTTGTCCTGCTCGCTTCAGGCGCTTCGGCTCGTGCCGCAGCGCCCGCTTCCTCGGGCGGCCAGACGTGGCTCGTCCTGAGCGACATTCACCTCAATCCATTCGATCGCGATGAGTATCCGGCGCGGGTCGGCAGCGATACGAATCTCGCGCTCTTCGATCAGACGGTCGAGCAGATGAAGCACTTCGTTCCAAATCCGTCGGTGGTGCTGTTGCCCGGCGATTTCTTGGCGCACGGTTTCCCCGGCAAAGTTCACGCGAACGCACCGGCGTCGACGACTGCCGAATCGGCTTTGCGGACCATGCAGCGCATCGCGACCTCGCTCGGCAAGCTGTATCCTCACGCCCAGTTCGCGATCGCGCTCGGCAATAACGATGCTTCGTGTGGCGACTATCGGACCGACGCCGGCGACAAGTATCTCCGCGACCTCGCCCGCATCTGGGAGCCACTGATCGATCGCAACGGCAGCGCTCCCGATTTCGTGCGCGCCTTTTCGGCCGGCGCTTATTACACCGAAGCGTTACCGATGCACGGGCTACGGCTCATCGTCTTAAACACCGTAGCGATGTCGAGCGAATATGCCGGCAACTGCGATGGCCCGGCAAGGACGCTCGGACGCGATGAGATTTCGTGGCTGCAGGGCGAGCTGTTGGCCGCGCCGCCCGGGACGCGCAATGTCGTGATGATGCACATTCCACCCGGATACGATCCCGTCTCGACGCAGTACGCGCGCGGCTTCCTGGCTTGGAGCTTCATGAAGAGCAGCTATACGACGGCGTTGCTCGGGCTTCTGGCAAACCCGAGTTCACACGTACCCTACGCGATCGCCGGACATCTACACCACTTCGACTTCCGATTGTACGGCGGCATACCCATCCTCGTCTTCGGCTCGCTCTCGCCCGTTTACCAAAACAATCCGGCGTTTTACGCGATGCGCTTTGGCAGTGACGGTAGCATTTCCAACATCGATACGTACGCGTACGACGAATGGTCCGGCGATTGGGCCGACGGAGCACACAGCTTCGACAAGGAATGGATGCTGCCGCGTATCGACGCGAAATCGTTGGCGGCACTCCACACGCGGCTTGGAAATGACGAGTCGACACGCACGCAGTGGGCGTTAGGATCGGTGGCATGGCCCAGCAACCCCGCGTTTCGCTGGACTCAGTGGACGGGACGCTGGCGCATCCCATGGTGTGCGCAGGTCATCTTCGGTAACGGTTACGCGCAGTGCGCGAATATTCAGCGTCGCGTCACCGCGCTGCGCGTCATCCTTGCGGCCCTCGCGGTGGCGATCGTGGCGGCAATCGTCCTGATCGTTTCGTCGCTACGACGCCGGCAGGCACGATGA
- the fabF gene encoding beta-ketoacyl-ACP synthase II, whose product MTASSTQAPSRRRVVVTGLGAVTPTGNTRDEFWRRTLAGESGIAPITAFDAALFTTRIAAEVKDFRPEELIGRKEARRLDRFSQFAIVAGREAIEDANVPDDPEFKERIGAVVGTGIGGIITFWLNSEKANDNGTWSKVTPFFIPMLMSNAAPAHISMTYGLKGPVFATGSACASANDAICVAYNYIAYGDADAMITGGSEATVSPLAVGGFCSMKAMSTRNDDPARASRPFDKERDGFVLAEGAGILFLEEFEHAKARGAKIYCEILGYGQSADAFDLVAPDPEGNGVRLAFERAFKSAGITPADVDYINAHGTSTPIGDPAESRAIEKAFGEHVSKLAVSSTKSMHGHALGAAGGIEGVLTALAVQHDIMPPTINYEFPDPECTLDYVPNIARKAPVRIAFSNSFGFGGHNSVIVFSKVR is encoded by the coding sequence TTGACCGCTTCGAGTACTCAGGCGCCTTCCCGGCGGCGCGTCGTCGTCACCGGGCTAGGAGCCGTCACCCCGACCGGAAATACGCGCGACGAGTTCTGGCGACGCACCCTCGCCGGCGAGTCGGGCATTGCCCCGATCACCGCTTTCGACGCGGCCCTGTTCACCACGCGCATTGCCGCCGAGGTCAAAGACTTCAGGCCCGAAGAGCTGATCGGCCGCAAAGAGGCGCGCCGCCTCGACCGCTTCTCGCAGTTTGCGATCGTGGCCGGGCGCGAAGCGATCGAAGACGCCAACGTGCCCGACGACCCCGAGTTCAAGGAGCGCATCGGCGCCGTCGTCGGTACCGGTATCGGCGGCATCATCACGTTCTGGCTCAACTCCGAGAAGGCCAACGACAACGGCACGTGGTCGAAGGTGACGCCGTTCTTCATTCCGATGCTCATGAGCAACGCCGCGCCCGCGCACATCTCCATGACGTACGGTTTAAAGGGCCCCGTGTTCGCGACGGGCAGCGCGTGCGCGAGCGCCAACGACGCGATTTGCGTCGCCTACAATTATATTGCGTACGGCGACGCCGACGCGATGATCACCGGCGGCAGCGAAGCGACCGTTTCGCCGCTGGCCGTCGGCGGCTTCTGCTCGATGAAAGCCATGTCGACGCGCAACGACGATCCGGCGCGCGCGAGCCGCCCGTTCGACAAGGAGCGCGACGGCTTCGTGCTCGCCGAAGGCGCCGGCATCTTGTTTCTCGAGGAGTTCGAGCACGCTAAGGCGCGCGGCGCCAAGATCTACTGCGAAATTCTCGGCTACGGTCAATCCGCCGACGCGTTCGACCTCGTCGCGCCCGACCCCGAAGGCAACGGCGTGCGCCTGGCGTTCGAGCGCGCCTTCAAAAGCGCCGGCATCACACCCGCCGACGTCGACTACATCAACGCGCACGGCACCTCGACGCCGATCGGCGATCCGGCCGAATCGCGGGCGATCGAAAAAGCCTTCGGCGAGCACGTGAGTAAGCTCGCCGTCAGCTCCACGAAGTCGATGCACGGGCACGCACTCGGTGCGGCGGGCGGTATCGAAGGCGTGCTCACGGCGCTGGCCGTGCAGCACGATATCATGCCGCCGACCATCAACTATGAGTTTCCCGATCCCGAGTGCACGCTCGATTACGTTCCCAACATCGCGCGCAAGGCGCCGGTTCGCATCGCGTTTTCGAACTCGTTCGGATTCGGCGGCCACAACAGCGTGATCGTTTTCAGTAAGGTCCGCTAG
- the rnc gene encoding ribonuclease III, with protein sequence MSGEQHRRRLRALLRLAGVRSAGDLELIDSAFTHESYAKERGGTSNERLEFYGDSVLGHIVAGWLFECFPDEPEGRLTVRKASIVNDARLAESARRLGFPEIVRLGAGMRTAGGTDNTSILADAFEAFVAALCISYGLERARKFVIAEHVEQHDHDASTVLDAKTRLQHYAQAHLSATPVYRETSRGTPQRPAFNSRVTVKGKTLGTGSGPSKKAAQQAAAEAALSKLQAAM encoded by the coding sequence ATGAGCGGCGAACAGCATCGGCGGCGCTTACGCGCCCTGCTTCGGCTTGCCGGAGTGCGTTCCGCGGGCGATCTTGAGTTGATCGATAGCGCTTTCACGCACGAAAGCTACGCCAAGGAACGCGGCGGCACGTCCAACGAGCGGCTGGAGTTTTACGGCGATTCGGTGCTCGGCCATATCGTGGCCGGCTGGCTCTTCGAATGCTTTCCCGACGAACCCGAAGGCCGGCTCACCGTGCGCAAGGCCTCGATCGTCAACGACGCGCGGCTTGCCGAATCCGCGCGGCGCTTGGGTTTTCCCGAAATCGTCCGGCTGGGCGCGGGGATGCGCACGGCCGGCGGCACCGACAACACGTCGATTCTCGCCGACGCGTTCGAGGCGTTTGTGGCGGCACTGTGCATAAGTTACGGCCTCGAGCGGGCGCGCAAATTCGTGATCGCCGAGCACGTGGAGCAGCACGACCACGACGCGTCCACGGTGCTCGACGCCAAGACCCGGCTGCAACATTATGCACAGGCGCACTTGTCGGCGACGCCGGTCTATCGCGAGACCAGCCGCGGCACGCCGCAGCGCCCGGCCTTCAACTCGCGCGTCACGGTGAAGGGCAAGACGTTGGGAACGGGGAGCGGTCCCTCGAAGAAAGCCGCACAGCAAGCAGCCGCCGAGGCGGCACTTTCTAAACTACAGGCGGCAATGTGA
- the smc gene encoding chromosome segregation protein SMC, producing MKLRRIKSFGFKTFAEPTALEFGGGITAVVGPNGSGKSNLVDAFRWVLGETSSKSLRGGKLEDVIFAGNDSRKPLGLAEVSIMFDNTDGRLPLDFSEVEITRRAYRAGESEYFINRSQVRLRDILDLLMGTGLGPGSYAIVSQGQIDAILTSKPTDRRALFEETAGINKFLARKHESLRRLEQTEQNAIRISDLIAEMERRIPELETQVRRAKRYRKVSARVRDLEILGYMRASASRRAERETLRSELERNEEQRSLAAAKAASLGASLAEMRTRAYQQELQLEELRSQAQSRRAELARIEADYAAALARREALERQSTQTSEDVARVAQERESLTVTIAGLEERLAPLLGDVDGARERELEAQTALAQTRAQLDAIFTELREVEAGAAQVAAKKAERRVVAENLRSEAERLDAEAQGARERASAAEIAAGGAAHRYGERERQLAMFEERLLDARGRFEDSEREAALAQEGLTGAVTSHRDNAAEVKAAESRLHTIEELENSLEGHVPGTRAIVEAWQRGELHGIEGIISNLIETDERYARAMDVAFGARLSNVVTKTSEDAERAIEFLNRREAGRATFLPLDTLCNREGRHVTPDLTNVAGIIGYAHTLVRTPAQYRSVVNFLIGNVLIVDTLQTGIDLVRTRGFRDTVVTLGGEQITGGGAITGGRFHRERSILSRRMQAQSLREALSSMRSKLDDAERAQMTAQQRAEAAVVGRDAARETLARLELSMAQTRTEMTAIGAEVQRMRAELENARAAVTELAERARKSRALEHEYEGAEPGALESDAARTRLEAQLAKAREQIAAAEAAQVQTSAHAADLRERAAALAAERDAAKARLGMLDQDGERARLAREEMLAEIAALAEQTRSAHAHVEGLKHGVSDLDAQLDVARRGRETLSENQMRLESDLRLAENEEREAAAGGERVRTRVAEIEAELGMLVSQFAQNPATDDECRDVEGRYKEEPDTVVDDLPRLREELARLSANVNLNAEAERDELAEREGFLKAQLDDLAKARETLLESIREIELQTQAQFNETFEKVARAFTDMYGRLFAGGQAKMWQTNPENLSETGIEISVQPPGKKQMPLAALSGGERAMTAAALIFALIATKPSPFYLLDEVDAALDDANVERFSDMVKEFAADSQMIIVTHNKKTMEMADRMYGVTMSEAGVSSIVSAELARAEPELALA from the coding sequence GTGAAACTACGGCGTATAAAGTCTTTCGGATTTAAGACGTTCGCGGAACCGACCGCGCTCGAGTTCGGCGGCGGCATTACCGCCGTCGTCGGTCCCAACGGTTCGGGCAAATCCAATCTCGTCGACGCGTTTCGCTGGGTGCTGGGCGAAACGTCGAGCAAGAGCTTACGCGGCGGAAAGCTCGAAGACGTCATCTTCGCGGGCAACGACAGCCGCAAGCCGCTGGGCCTGGCCGAAGTGTCGATCATGTTCGACAATACCGACGGACGGCTGCCGCTCGACTTCAGCGAAGTCGAGATCACGCGGCGCGCGTATCGCGCGGGCGAAAGCGAGTACTTCATCAACCGCAGCCAAGTGCGGCTGCGCGACATTTTGGATCTGCTGATGGGCACGGGCTTAGGGCCGGGTTCGTACGCCATCGTCTCGCAGGGGCAGATCGACGCCATTCTCACGAGCAAGCCGACCGATCGGCGCGCGCTTTTCGAAGAGACCGCCGGCATCAACAAATTTCTCGCGCGCAAGCACGAGTCGCTGCGCCGCCTCGAACAAACCGAACAGAACGCGATTCGCATCAGCGATCTGATCGCCGAGATGGAGCGGCGCATTCCCGAACTCGAAACCCAAGTGCGCCGCGCCAAGCGCTACCGCAAGGTCAGCGCGCGCGTGCGCGATCTCGAAATTCTCGGCTACATGCGCGCGAGCGCGTCGCGCCGCGCCGAACGCGAGACGCTGCGCAGCGAGCTCGAACGTAATGAAGAGCAGCGCAGCCTCGCCGCCGCCAAGGCCGCGTCGCTGGGCGCGTCGCTGGCGGAAATGCGCACGCGCGCCTACCAGCAGGAGCTGCAGCTCGAAGAGTTGCGTTCGCAAGCGCAGTCGCGCCGGGCCGAACTCGCGCGTATCGAGGCTGATTACGCCGCCGCCCTCGCGCGGCGCGAAGCCCTCGAACGCCAATCGACGCAAACGTCCGAAGACGTCGCGCGCGTGGCTCAGGAGCGCGAATCGCTGACCGTGACGATCGCCGGGCTCGAAGAGCGGCTCGCACCGCTGCTGGGCGACGTCGACGGCGCACGCGAGCGCGAGCTCGAAGCGCAGACGGCACTCGCGCAGACGCGCGCGCAGCTCGATGCGATCTTCACCGAGCTTCGCGAGGTCGAAGCCGGCGCGGCGCAAGTGGCCGCAAAGAAAGCCGAGCGCCGCGTCGTCGCCGAGAACCTGCGCAGCGAAGCCGAACGGCTCGACGCCGAAGCGCAAGGCGCGCGCGAACGCGCGTCGGCTGCGGAGATCGCCGCCGGCGGCGCCGCGCACCGTTACGGTGAGCGCGAGCGCCAACTTGCGATGTTTGAGGAACGGCTGCTCGACGCGCGCGGGCGTTTCGAAGACAGCGAACGCGAAGCGGCGCTCGCGCAAGAAGGTCTCACCGGCGCCGTCACGTCGCATCGCGACAACGCGGCGGAAGTCAAAGCCGCGGAGTCGCGGCTGCACACGATCGAGGAGCTGGAGAACTCGCTGGAAGGCCACGTTCCCGGCACCCGCGCGATCGTCGAAGCGTGGCAGCGCGGCGAGCTGCACGGGATCGAAGGCATCATTTCCAACTTGATCGAGACCGACGAGCGCTACGCGCGCGCGATGGACGTGGCGTTCGGCGCCCGGCTCTCCAACGTCGTCACGAAGACGTCGGAAGACGCCGAGCGCGCGATCGAGTTTCTCAACCGGCGCGAAGCCGGTCGCGCGACGTTCCTGCCGCTCGACACGCTGTGCAACCGCGAAGGGCGCCACGTGACGCCCGATCTCACCAACGTTGCGGGGATCATCGGCTACGCGCACACGCTCGTGCGCACGCCGGCGCAGTATCGCAGCGTCGTCAACTTCTTAATCGGCAACGTACTCATCGTCGATACGCTGCAGACCGGCATCGATCTAGTGCGCACGCGCGGTTTCCGCGATACGGTCGTGACGCTTGGCGGCGAACAGATTACCGGCGGCGGCGCGATCACCGGCGGCCGCTTCCACCGCGAGCGCTCGATTCTGTCGCGGCGCATGCAGGCACAGAGCTTGCGCGAAGCGCTCAGCTCGATGCGTTCGAAGCTCGACGATGCCGAGCGCGCGCAAATGACGGCGCAGCAGCGCGCCGAAGCCGCCGTCGTCGGGCGCGACGCGGCGCGCGAAACGCTGGCGCGGCTCGAGCTATCGATGGCGCAGACGCGTACCGAAATGACGGCGATCGGCGCCGAAGTGCAGCGCATGCGCGCCGAGCTCGAGAATGCACGCGCTGCGGTGACCGAGCTCGCGGAACGCGCGCGCAAGTCGCGCGCCCTCGAGCACGAATACGAAGGCGCCGAGCCGGGCGCGCTGGAAAGCGACGCCGCCCGGACGCGCTTAGAGGCGCAACTCGCCAAAGCGCGCGAACAGATCGCCGCGGCCGAAGCGGCGCAGGTGCAGACCAGCGCGCACGCGGCCGATTTGCGCGAACGCGCCGCGGCGCTCGCGGCCGAACGCGACGCTGCCAAAGCGCGCTTGGGCATGCTCGATCAGGACGGCGAACGCGCGCGTTTAGCGCGCGAAGAGATGCTCGCCGAGATTGCGGCGCTGGCCGAGCAGACGCGCTCGGCGCACGCGCACGTCGAGGGACTCAAGCACGGCGTATCCGATCTCGACGCGCAGCTCGACGTCGCGCGGCGCGGGCGCGAAACGCTAAGCGAAAACCAGATGCGGCTCGAATCCGATCTTCGCCTGGCCGAAAACGAAGAGCGCGAAGCGGCGGCGGGCGGCGAACGCGTGCGCACGCGCGTGGCCGAAATCGAGGCCGAGCTCGGCATGCTCGTTTCGCAGTTCGCGCAGAATCCGGCGACCGACGACGAGTGTCGCGACGTCGAGGGCCGTTATAAAGAAGAACCCGATACCGTCGTCGACGATCTGCCTCGGCTGCGCGAAGAGCTCGCGCGGCTCTCCGCCAACGTCAACCTCAACGCCGAGGCCGAGCGCGACGAGCTCGCCGAGCGCGAGGGTTTCCTCAAAGCGCAGCTCGACGATTTAGCGAAAGCGCGCGAAACGCTGCTCGAATCGATTCGCGAGATCGAACTGCAGACGCAGGCGCAGTTCAACGAAACGTTCGAAAAGGTCGCGCGGGCATTCACCGACATGTACGGCCGGCTGTTCGCGGGCGGCCAGGCGAAGATGTGGCAGACCAATCCCGAGAATCTGTCGGAAACCGGCATCGAAATCTCCGTGCAGCCGCCGGGCAAGAAGCAGATGCCGCTGGCCGCGCTCTCGGGCGGCGAACGCGCGATGACGGCTGCGGCGCTGATCTTTGCCCTCATCGCCACAAAGCCGTCGCCGTTCTATCTGCTCGACGAAGTCGACGCCGCACTCGACGACGCCAACGTCGAGCGCTTCTCCGACATGGTCAAAGAGTTTGCGGCCGACTCGCAGATGATCATCGTCACGCACAACAAGAAGACGATGGAAATGGCCGACCGCATGTACGGCGTCACGATGTCGGAGGCCGGCGTCAGTTCGATCGTTTCGGCCGAGCTCGCGCGCGCCGAACCGGAGCTCGCGCTTGCCTAA
- the purH gene encoding bifunctional phosphoribosylaminoimidazolecarboxamide formyltransferase/IMP cyclohydrolase gives MPNRTAALFSLWDKTGAAELARVLHERGTIIFATGGTKTFLEEHGIPARDVEDLTGFPALFSGRVKTLHPKVFGSILYDRDDGEHRAQAEKYAIADISIVAVNLYPFEATVAREGTTLDEAIEQIDIGGVSLLRAAAKNFVHVAVLTHPSQYAEYIAAVEAGDMPLPLRRKLAIHAFERTAEYDVAISHYLAAAGEVLPSELPGALAVTLPLAKRLRYGTNPQERAAFYLDRADRLPQQLHGKALSYNNLLDLDATLRLLSRAPLGAEFGSQHERFVRAAVIKHTVPCGVAQRSSVAVAVRDALDADTVSAFGGIVATDGMIDLEAAEYLAKFFLEIVAAPAFDDEALELLKKKKNLRVMQFVPSLPDELARELRLRSALGGVLAEDNDPEAPPEEWKTVSKRVPSAQEWHDLAFAWDVVRHVKSNGIVIVKGGTTRGICAGQTNRVSAVDIAAARAGTEAIGAACASDGFFPFADGLEAAAARGCTAIIAPGGSVRDDEVIAAADKLGVALVFSTYRYFLH, from the coding sequence TTGCCTAACCGCACGGCGGCGCTCTTTTCGCTGTGGGATAAAACGGGAGCGGCGGAACTGGCCCGAGTGCTGCACGAGCGAGGAACGATCATCTTCGCAACCGGCGGAACCAAGACGTTTCTCGAGGAGCACGGCATCCCGGCGCGCGACGTGGAGGATCTCACGGGTTTTCCTGCACTCTTTTCCGGCCGCGTGAAGACCTTGCATCCCAAGGTGTTCGGATCGATTCTCTACGACCGCGACGACGGCGAACATCGCGCGCAAGCCGAGAAGTACGCGATTGCCGACATCTCGATCGTTGCCGTTAATCTCTATCCGTTCGAGGCGACGGTCGCACGCGAGGGCACGACCTTGGACGAGGCGATCGAGCAGATCGACATCGGCGGCGTCTCGCTGCTGCGCGCCGCTGCAAAGAACTTCGTGCACGTTGCGGTGCTCACGCATCCCTCGCAGTACGCCGAGTATATCGCGGCAGTGGAAGCGGGCGACATGCCGCTGCCCTTGCGGCGAAAGTTAGCGATCCACGCATTCGAGCGCACCGCCGAATACGACGTGGCGATTTCGCACTATCTTGCTGCGGCAGGCGAAGTACTGCCGAGCGAGCTCCCCGGCGCGCTGGCGGTAACGTTACCGCTGGCCAAGCGGCTACGCTACGGCACCAATCCGCAGGAGCGCGCCGCGTTCTATCTCGATCGGGCCGACCGGCTGCCGCAGCAACTGCACGGCAAGGCGCTCAGCTACAACAACTTGCTCGATCTCGACGCGACGTTACGGCTGCTGTCGCGCGCGCCGCTGGGCGCCGAGTTCGGCAGTCAGCACGAGCGCTTCGTGCGCGCGGCCGTCATCAAACATACGGTTCCGTGCGGCGTCGCGCAGCGCTCCAGCGTCGCCGTCGCCGTGCGCGACGCACTCGATGCCGATACGGTGTCGGCGTTCGGCGGAATCGTCGCGACCGACGGCATGATCGATCTCGAGGCCGCCGAGTATCTCGCGAAGTTCTTTCTCGAAATCGTCGCCGCACCGGCCTTCGACGACGAAGCGCTCGAGCTGCTCAAAAAGAAAAAGAATCTGCGCGTGATGCAGTTCGTTCCGTCGCTGCCCGACGAGCTCGCCCGCGAGCTGCGCTTGCGCAGCGCGCTAGGCGGTGTTCTGGCCGAGGACAACGATCCGGAAGCTCCGCCCGAAGAGTGGAAGACCGTGAGCAAACGCGTGCCGAGCGCGCAAGAATGGCACGACCTGGCGTTTGCGTGGGACGTCGTGCGCCACGTCAAGAGCAACGGCATCGTCATCGTCAAAGGCGGCACGACGCGCGGAATCTGCGCGGGCCAAACCAATCGCGTGAGCGCGGTCGATATTGCAGCCGCGCGCGCCGGCACCGAAGCGATCGGCGCGGCGTGCGCGAGTGACGGATTCTTTCCGTTTGCCGACGGACTCGAAGCGGCCGCCGCACGCGGCTGTACGGCGATCATCGCGCCCGGCGGCTCGGTGCGCGACGACGAAGTGATTGCCGCCGCCGACAAGCTCGGCGTCGCGCTCGTCTTCTCGACGTACCGCTACTTCTTACACTAA
- a CDS encoding alkaline phosphatase family protein translates to MKRLGLLVVALLFLTACAHAPVTPAVPNSPAATMRALQSAVAGTKIKHIVFIIQENRTFDSIFGGKDPFSGADAVSYGYSHDGNKIKLTEVPLEKPSCPIGWFSCADPNNYHPQWLLACNAPNPPPFPVGQPAPCRMNGFDLNAKPQKGFPVPVGVDDSVIYSYVNRTEVQPYWDLANYYALGDHFFMGHNSESYTAHQYLFMGQSHNTVDAPQFDLPNLGGGYCDAYYVYCAYTPWGCDSPSGTKMYTIDANGAEVPTPPKFPKSGPAPCFGGSGYTSLAEAAQSKGLSWRVYLWSMCSGIDALDANSNIRHNADLWPQNISMQNCHLRYGPASTGDVNTKHFRTPSNEFFDDELPYAGHPGRSLASITWIMPGPYNSDHPGISGGYCGPTWVASIVDAIGSKPDWDSTVIFILWDDWGGFYDHVPPYVVRDQQGPGFRVPLIVVSPYIKRAGIIVKTPTEFATLLKFAETTFNLPSLNATDTTPYLNDLDAYFDFTHPPYKFTNITAPYTTRCYWSAHGNIAGRKERAPGPGSDQSRWLRIINDVAD, encoded by the coding sequence ATGAAGAGACTTGGTTTGCTCGTTGTCGCATTGCTGTTTTTGACAGCCTGCGCGCATGCGCCGGTGACGCCGGCCGTGCCCAACTCCCCGGCGGCCACGATGCGGGCGCTCCAGAGCGCGGTTGCGGGCACGAAGATCAAGCACATCGTCTTCATCATTCAGGAAAACCGCACGTTCGATAGTATCTTTGGGGGGAAAGATCCCTTCTCCGGCGCCGACGCCGTGTCGTATGGGTATTCTCACGACGGAAATAAAATCAAGTTGACGGAGGTCCCGCTCGAAAAGCCGTCGTGTCCGATTGGTTGGTTTTCGTGCGCGGACCCGAATAACTATCACCCGCAGTGGCTGCTCGCGTGCAACGCGCCGAACCCACCGCCGTTTCCCGTAGGCCAACCGGCTCCGTGCCGAATGAACGGCTTCGATCTCAACGCAAAACCGCAGAAAGGATTCCCCGTTCCGGTCGGCGTTGACGACAGCGTTATCTACTCATACGTGAACCGCACCGAAGTGCAGCCATACTGGGACCTCGCTAATTACTACGCACTGGGCGATCACTTTTTCATGGGCCACAACAGCGAGTCGTATACGGCCCATCAGTACCTGTTCATGGGACAGTCACATAACACCGTCGACGCGCCTCAATTCGACCTCCCGAATCTAGGTGGTGGCTACTGCGACGCCTATTACGTTTACTGCGCGTACACGCCGTGGGGCTGCGACTCGCCAAGCGGAACCAAGATGTACACGATCGACGCAAACGGGGCCGAGGTTCCAACGCCGCCGAAATTTCCGAAGAGCGGGCCGGCACCGTGCTTCGGGGGATCCGGATACACGTCGCTCGCCGAGGCAGCCCAATCGAAAGGGCTGAGTTGGCGCGTCTATCTGTGGTCGATGTGCTCGGGCATCGACGCGCTCGACGCCAATAGCAACATAAGGCACAACGCGGACCTGTGGCCGCAAAACATTTCGATGCAGAACTGCCACCTTCGCTACGGGCCGGCATCGACCGGAGATGTCAACACGAAACATTTCCGAACGCCGAGCAACGAGTTTTTCGACGACGAGCTGCCGTACGCCGGGCATCCAGGGCGATCGCTCGCTTCCATTACGTGGATTATGCCGGGTCCGTACAACTCCGATCATCCCGGCATCTCGGGCGGTTATTGCGGGCCGACGTGGGTCGCAAGCATCGTCGACGCGATCGGGTCGAAACCCGATTGGGACTCGACCGTCATCTTCATCTTGTGGGACGACTGGGGCGGATTCTACGATCACGTACCGCCATACGTCGTTCGCGACCAACAGGGTCCGGGATTTCGCGTACCGCTGATTGTCGTCTCGCCGTACATCAAGCGGGCGGGGATCATCGTGAAGACGCCGACCGAGTTCGCGACCTTGCTGAAGTTCGCCGAGACGACGTTCAACTTGCCATCGCTCAATGCGACCGACACGACACCTTACCTCAACGATCTCGACGCGTACTTCGATTTCACTCATCCACCGTATAAATTCACGAATATCACGGCGCCCTATACCACTCGTTGTTACTGGAGCGCGCACGGAAACATCGCTGGCCGGAAGGAACGCGCTCCCGGGCCCGGCTCCGACCAGTCGCGCTGGCTGCGCATCATCAACGACGTTGCGGACTAA